A stretch of Camelina sativa cultivar DH55 chromosome 18, Cs, whole genome shotgun sequence DNA encodes these proteins:
- the LOC104760535 gene encoding ABC transporter I family member 21 has product MAVNGENGVGAIRVSGMQFSYDVQDPIFFDFNIDLSAGSRCLLVGANGSGKTTLLKILAGKHMVGGKNVVQVLDRSAFHDTELVCSGDLSYLGGSWSKTAGSAGDIPLQGDFSAEHMIFGVEGIDPVRREKLIDLLDINLQWRMHKVSDGQRRRVQICMGLLHPFKVLLLDEVTVDLDVVARMDLLEFFKEECEQRGATIVYATHIFDGLETWASHLAYIHGGELKLSAKLDDIKDLKTSPNLLSVVESWLRSETKVEKKTKKKPVVTSPFMSSRQMAYYR; this is encoded by the exons ATGGCGGTGAACGGTGAAAATGGTGTCGGTGCGATTAGGGTTAGCGGAATGCAGTTTTCTTACGATGTCCAGGATCCTATTTTCTTCGATTTCAACATCGATCTCTCCGCTGGATCTCGTTGTCTCTTGGTTGGTGCTAATGGatctg GGAAAACAACATTATTGAAGATTCTGGCTGGAAAGCATATGGTTGGAGGAAAGAACGTTGTACAAGTGCTTGATCGTTCGGCATTTCATGATACAGAGCTTGTTTGTAGTGGTGATTTGTCTTACCTTGGAGGATCATGGAGTAAAACTGCTGGTTCTGCT ggTGACATTCCTCTTCAGGGAGATTTCTCAGCAGAACATATGATATTTGGAG TTGAAGGGATTGATCCTGTGAGAAGAGAGAAGTTGATTGATCTTCTTGATATCAATCTTCAATGGCGTATGCATAAGGTTTCTGATGGCCAGAGACGTCGTGTGCAAATATGTATGGGTCTTTTACATCCTTTCAAG GTGTTATTACTGGATGAGGTTACTGTCGACCTCGACGTTGTTGCTAGGATGGATTTATTGGAATTCTTTAAAGAAGAATGTGAACAG AGAGGAGCTACAATTGTATACGCAACTCATATTTTCGACGGTCTAGAGACATGGGCTAGTCATCTGGCTTACATTCATGGAGGAGAGCTGAAACTCTCGGCCAAATTGGATGACATCAAGGATCTCAAAACCTCACCAAATCTGCtctctgttgttgaatcttGGCTCCGGTCTGAAACCAAAGtcgagaagaagacgaagaagaaacctGTTGTTACGTCTCCATTTATGTCCTCTAGACAAATGGCGTATTACCGATGA
- the LOC104763136 gene encoding uncharacterized protein LOC104763136: MVHDMLPDDNVLPKSTNELTRFLKVFGFGYEVIHACKNDCILYRKQYENMETCPRCSSSRWEIDKQTNTVKDGIPAKVLQYFPIKERFQRMFRSRRIAEELRWHFNIASEDGTMRHPVDSITWAQVNGNWREFVAEPRNLRLGISTDGMKPFTIQNTKYSTWPVFLVNYNMSPVMCMKAENIMLMMLIPGPTAPTNNIDVYLQPLVDELKDLWEEALGSLSGCKVKGKQPCNVCGKDTPHRWLKFNRKYVYLGNRKRLSPGHPYRRRKRWFDNTVEKETARRIQTRSEIFEAIKNFKNDFSKPLTRDSKRKRAELCEDDDLPVRHNIDVMHVEKNLSDAILSIMINRAKSKDGVKARKDLAEMGIRRNLHTQTRGKKIYLPPAAYWFSKDEKIRFCKRLAKFRGPDGYCANIANCVSLDPPVIIGLKSHDHHVLMQNLLPIALRGLLPKGPRVVITRLCNYFNRLCQRVIDPKKLITLVSEFVETMCQMERIFPPSLFDIMFHLPLHLGREARYMKTLKTYVKNFARTEACMAEAYLAEECLAFCLEFLKSTLPIQEAINRNEDVECDEHILEGRPLQKPVEVTLSSKELHLEELQGTNLRCARDETYCWKLHTDRFAKWIKAKIPTNSEGHSTKLRWLAFGPQHTTQSYKGYVINGHRFHRDDVKRMTQNSGVTYEVFSMCKSSARDSRQIAEYIVCRSVMPQIVATIKQTEVFVFAIAASKCCNETKSAGLVIMFLHDYGEDSRQLVNYYPIVL, encoded by the exons ATGGTCCACGACATGCTGCCTGATGACAACGTACTTCCAAAGTCAACAAATGAGTTGACAAGGTTCTTGAAGGTATTTGGATTTGGCTATGAAGTCATACACGCATGCAAAAACGATTGCATTCTTTATAGGAAGCAATATGAAAATATGGAAACCTGTCCAAGATGTAGTTCTTCAAGATGGGAAATCGATAAACAGACTAATACTGTGAAAGATGGAATACCTGCCAAGGTCCTTCAATATTTTCCAATCAAGGAAAGATTTCAAAGGATGTTTAGATCAAGAAGGATCGCTGAGGAGTTGCGTTGGCATTTCAACATTGCATCAGAGGATGGTACAATGCGACACCCGGTGGACTCGATAACTTGGGCTCAAGTCAATGGCAACTGGCGAGAGTTTGTTGCGGAACCTAGGAACCTTCGACTAGGTATTTCTACAGATGGTATGAAACCTTTCACTATTCAGAATACCAAATATAGTACGTGGCCGGTGTTCTTAGTGAATTATAATATGTCTCCAGTGATGTGTATGAAGGCTGAGAATATTATGTTGATGATGCTAATCCCTGGGCCAACTGCACCAACCAATAATATTGATGTTTATCTACAACCATTAGTAGATGAATTGAAGGACTTGTGGGAAGAAG CTTTAGGGTCTTTGTCTGGATGTAAAGTGAAGGGGAAACAACCTTGTAATGTTTGTGGAAAGGATACACCACATAGATGGCTGAAGTTTAATAGGAAGTATGTGTATTTGGGAAATAGAAAACGACTTAGTCCTGGACATCCTTATAGACGTAGGAAAAGATGGTTTGATAACACAGTTGAGAAGGAGACTGCAAGAAGAATTCAAACCAGATCAGAAATATTTGAGGCGATTAAGAATTTCAAGAATGACTTCAGCAAACCATTGACTagagatagtaaaagaaaacGAGCCGAGTTATGTGAAGATGAT GATTTGCCGGTTCGCCATAACATCGATGTTATGCATGTTGAAAAGAACTTGTCAGACGCTATACTGTCTATTATGATAAATAGGGCTAAATCAAAAGATGGAGTCAAGGCAAGGAAAGACTTGGCAGAGATGGGGATTAGAAGAAACTTGCACACACAAACCAGGGGAAAGAAAATTTACCTGCCGCCAGCAGCTTATTGGTTCTCTAAGGATGAAAAGATCCGATTTTGCAAGAGGTTAGCCAAGTTTAGAGGCCCTGATGGTTACTGTGCAAATATTGCAAATTGTGTTTCTCTGGATCCTCCGGTTATTATTGGTTTGAAGTCGCATGATCATCACGTCCTTATGCAAAACTTATTGCCTATTGCATTGAGAGGATTGTTGCCAAAAGGACCTAGAGTTGTTATTACTCGTTTATGCAACTATTTCAACCGGTTATGCCAGCGTGTGATTGATCCAAAAAAGCTTATTACTCTTGTGTCTGAGTTTGTAGAAACAATGTGTCAAATGGAGAGGATTTTCCCTCCTTCACTATTCGATATCATGTTTCACCTTCCTCTACACCTAGGAAGGGAAGCACG GTACATGAAAACACTGAAGACGTATGTAAAAAATTTTGCTAGGACAGAAGCGTGTATGGCGGAGGCATATTTGGCTGAAGAATGTCTTGCCTTTTGTTTAGAGTTTCTTAAGAGCACTCTACCAATACAAGAAGCCATCAACCGTAATGAAGATGTTGAATGTGATGAACATATCCTCGAAGGTCGTCCACTACAAAAACCGGTGGAAGTAACACTTTCATCTAAAGA ACTGCATTTGGAAGAATTGCAAGGTACTAATTTACGTTGTGCAAGAGATGAGACTTATTGTTGGAAACTTCATACTGACCGGTTTGCAAAGTGGATAAAAGCAAAG ATACCTACAAACTCAGAGGGTCATTCAACGAAGCTTAGATGGTTAGCATTTGGTCCACAACATACAACTCAAAGCTACAAAGGATATGTCATTAACGGCCATCGATTTCATAGAGACGACGTAAAGCGAATGACTCAGAACAGTGGAGTGACATACGAAGTTTTTAGTATGTGTAAATCTAGTGCTCGAGATAGTAGACAAATTGCAGAATACATTGTTTGCCGCAGCGTCATGCCGCAAATAGTTGCAACCATCAAACAAACAGAAGTATTTGTGTTTGCCATAGCCGCAAGTAAATGCTGCAACGAAACCAAGAGCGCCGGTCTAGTAATCATGTTTTTACATGACTACGGAGAAGATTCACGTCAATTGGTGAATTATTACCCAATAGTATTGTGA
- the LOC104760538 gene encoding casein kinase 1-like protein 7 isoform X1 codes for MDLVIGGKFKLGRKIGSGSFGELYLGVNVQTGEEVAVKLENVKTKHPQLHYESKLYMLLQGGSGIPNLKWFGVEGDYSVMVIDLLGPSLEDLFNYCNRKFTLKTVLMLADQLLNRVEYMHIRGFLHRDIKPDNFLMGLGRKANQVYIIDFGLGKKYRDLQTHKHIPYRENKNLTGTARYASVNTHLGVEQSRRDDLESLGYVLMYFIKGSLPWQGLKAGTKKQKYDRISEKKVSTPIEVLCKNQPSEFVSYFQYCRSLRFDDKPDYSYLKRLFRDLFIREGYQFDYVFDWTVLKYPQIGTSAGSSSRTRHHTTAKPGFNADPIGRQERIAEPRYKTPGAVEAFSRRHPTATSSPRDRSRSRNSDDGPFAKQTQQGDSERPNSSSRYRTSSSRKAVAASSSRPSSAGGPSESRVSSRLVSSSGGGGSGSGNARPSTSQRMQAGYESKTLSFSRATASRNTREDQLRSFELLSLRK; via the exons ATGGATCTTGTGATCGGTGGGAAATTTAAGCTTGGAAGAAAAATTGGTAGTGGATCATTCGGAGAACTTTATCTAG GTGTAAATGTTCAAACAGGAGAAGAAGTTGCTGTCAAGCTG GAAAATGTGAAGACCAAGCACCCCCAGCTTCATTATGAGTCAAAGTTGTATATGCTGCTTCAAGGAGGAT CTGGTATTCCGAACCTCAAGTGGTTTGGAGTTGAAGGTGACTACAGCGTGATGGTTATTGACCTTCTAGGTCCTAGTCTTGAAGACTTGTTTAACTACTGCAACAGGAAGTTCACTTTGAAGACTGTTCTCATGCTTGCCGACCAATTA CTTAACAGGGTTGAGTATATGCATATTCGAGGTTTCCTTCACCGTGATATAAAACCTGACAACTTTTTAATGGGACTTGGACGCAAAGCAAATCAG GTGTATATCATTGATTTCGGACTTGGGAAGAAATACAGAGACCTTCAGACTCACAAGCACATTCCTTACAG ggaaaacaaaaatctcactGGGACAGCTCGGTATGCAAGTGTCAACACTCACCTTGGAGTCG AACAAAGTCGAAGAGATGATTTAGAATCACTTGGTTATGTGCTTATGTATTTTATCAAAGGAAG CTTACCGTGGCAGGGATTAAAGGCGGGGACAAAGAAGCAGAAGTATGACAGAATCAGCGAGAAGAAAGTATCAACTCCAATAGAG GTGTTGTGCAAAAACCAACCGTCTGAATTTGTATCATACTTCCAATACTGCCGATCTTTACGCTTTGATGACAAACCTGATTACTCTTACCTTAAGAGACTTTTCCGCGACCTGTTCATCCGAGAAG GTTATCAATTCGATTATGTATTTGACTGGACAGTCCTAAAGTATCCTCAAATCGGAACCAGCGCTGGTTCTAGTTCACGAACAAGG CATCATACAACAGCGAAACCAGGATTCAACGCAGATCCCATTGGAAGACAAGAGAGGATCGCAG AACCCCGTTATAAAACTCCGGGTGCAGTGGAGGCATTCTCCCGAAGACACCCGACTGCAACTTCTTCGCCACGTGATCGTTCCAGATCAAGAAATTCTGATGATGGACCTTTCGCTAAGCAGACA CAGCAAGGAGACTCTGAAAGACCAAACAGTTCGTCAAGATACAGAACATCTTCTTCTAGGAAAGCCGTTGCTGCCTCAAGCTCCAGGCCAAGTTCTGCAGGTGGACCAAGCGAAAGCCGAGTTTCAAGTCGTCTGGTATCATCAAGCGGCGGTGGTGGTAGTGGCAGTGGTAATGCCCGTCCCTCGACTAGCCAGAGAATGCAAGCTGGATATGAATCCAAGACTTTGTCTTTCTCTCGTGCAACAGCTTCAAGAAACACTCGGGAAGATCAATTGAGAAGCTTCGAGCTTCTCTCTCTTCGGAAATAA
- the LOC104760538 gene encoding casein kinase 1-like protein 7 isoform X2, with the protein MDLVIGGKFKLGRKIGSGSFGELYLGVNVQTGEEVAVKLENVKTKHPQLHYESKLYMLLQGGSGIPNLKWFGVEGDYSVMVIDLLGPSLEDLFNYCNRKFTLKTVLMLADQLLNRVEYMHIRGFLHRDIKPDNFLMGLGRKANQVYIIDFGLGKKYRDLQTHKHIPYRENKNLTGTARYASVNTHLGVEQSRRDDLESLGYVLMYFIKGSLPWQGLKAGTKKQKYDRISEKKVSTPIEVLCKNQPSEFVSYFQYCRSLRFDDKPDYSYLKRLFRDLFIREGYQFDYVFDWTVLKYPQIGTSAGSSSRTRHHTTAKPGFNADPIGRQERIAEPRYKTPGAVEAFSRRHPTATSSPRDRSRSRNSDDGPFAKQTQGDSERPNSSSRYRTSSSRKAVAASSSRPSSAGGPSESRVSSRLVSSSGGGGSGSGNARPSTSQRMQAGYESKTLSFSRATASRNTREDQLRSFELLSLRK; encoded by the exons ATGGATCTTGTGATCGGTGGGAAATTTAAGCTTGGAAGAAAAATTGGTAGTGGATCATTCGGAGAACTTTATCTAG GTGTAAATGTTCAAACAGGAGAAGAAGTTGCTGTCAAGCTG GAAAATGTGAAGACCAAGCACCCCCAGCTTCATTATGAGTCAAAGTTGTATATGCTGCTTCAAGGAGGAT CTGGTATTCCGAACCTCAAGTGGTTTGGAGTTGAAGGTGACTACAGCGTGATGGTTATTGACCTTCTAGGTCCTAGTCTTGAAGACTTGTTTAACTACTGCAACAGGAAGTTCACTTTGAAGACTGTTCTCATGCTTGCCGACCAATTA CTTAACAGGGTTGAGTATATGCATATTCGAGGTTTCCTTCACCGTGATATAAAACCTGACAACTTTTTAATGGGACTTGGACGCAAAGCAAATCAG GTGTATATCATTGATTTCGGACTTGGGAAGAAATACAGAGACCTTCAGACTCACAAGCACATTCCTTACAG ggaaaacaaaaatctcactGGGACAGCTCGGTATGCAAGTGTCAACACTCACCTTGGAGTCG AACAAAGTCGAAGAGATGATTTAGAATCACTTGGTTATGTGCTTATGTATTTTATCAAAGGAAG CTTACCGTGGCAGGGATTAAAGGCGGGGACAAAGAAGCAGAAGTATGACAGAATCAGCGAGAAGAAAGTATCAACTCCAATAGAG GTGTTGTGCAAAAACCAACCGTCTGAATTTGTATCATACTTCCAATACTGCCGATCTTTACGCTTTGATGACAAACCTGATTACTCTTACCTTAAGAGACTTTTCCGCGACCTGTTCATCCGAGAAG GTTATCAATTCGATTATGTATTTGACTGGACAGTCCTAAAGTATCCTCAAATCGGAACCAGCGCTGGTTCTAGTTCACGAACAAGG CATCATACAACAGCGAAACCAGGATTCAACGCAGATCCCATTGGAAGACAAGAGAGGATCGCAG AACCCCGTTATAAAACTCCGGGTGCAGTGGAGGCATTCTCCCGAAGACACCCGACTGCAACTTCTTCGCCACGTGATCGTTCCAGATCAAGAAATTCTGATGATGGACCTTTCGCTAAGCAGACA CAAGGAGACTCTGAAAGACCAAACAGTTCGTCAAGATACAGAACATCTTCTTCTAGGAAAGCCGTTGCTGCCTCAAGCTCCAGGCCAAGTTCTGCAGGTGGACCAAGCGAAAGCCGAGTTTCAAGTCGTCTGGTATCATCAAGCGGCGGTGGTGGTAGTGGCAGTGGTAATGCCCGTCCCTCGACTAGCCAGAGAATGCAAGCTGGATATGAATCCAAGACTTTGTCTTTCTCTCGTGCAACAGCTTCAAGAAACACTCGGGAAGATCAATTGAGAAGCTTCGAGCTTCTCTCTCTTCGGAAATAA
- the LOC104763137 gene encoding casein kinase 1-like protein 7 — protein LPWQGLKAGTKKQKYDRISEKKVSTPIEVLCKNQPSEFVSYFQYCRSLRFDDKPDYSYLKRLFRDLFIREGYQFDYVFDWTVLKYPQIGTSAGSSSRTRHHTTAKPGFNADPIGRQERIAEPRYKTPGAVEAFSRRHPTATSSPRDRSRSRNSDDGPFAKQTQGDSERPNSSSRYRTSSSRKAVAASSSRPSSAGGPSESRVSSRLVSSSGGGGSGSGNARPSTSQRMQAGYESKTLSFSRATASRNTREDQLRSFELLSLRK, from the exons TTACCGTGGCAGGGATTAAAGGCGGGGACAAAGAAGCAGAAGTATGACAGAATCAGCGAGAAGAAAGTATCAACTCCAATAGAG GTGTTGTGCAAAAACCAACCGTCTGAATTTGTATCATACTTCCAATACTGCCGATCTTTACGCTTTGATGACAAACCTGATTACTCTTACCTTAAGAGACTTTTCCGCGACCTGTTCATCCGAGAAG GTTATCAATTCGATTATGTATTTGACTGGACAGTCCTAAAGTATCCTCAAATCGGAACCAGCGCTGGTTCTAGTTCACGAACAAGG CATCATACAACAGCGAAACCAGGATTCAACGCAGATCCCATTGGAAGACAAGAGAGGATCGCAG AACCCCGTTATAAAACTCCGGGTGCAGTGGAGGCATTCTCCCGAAGACACCCGACTGCAACTTCTTCGCCACGTGATCGTTCCAGATCAAGAAATTCTGATGATGGACCTTTCGCTAAGCAGACA CAAGGAGACTCTGAAAGACCAAACAGTTCGTCAAGATACAGAACATCTTCTTCTAGGAAAGCCGTTGCTGCCTCAAGCTCCAGGCCAAGTTCTGCAGGTGGACCAAGCGAAAGCCGAGTTTCAAGTCGTCTGGTATCATCAAGCGGCGGTGGTGGTAGTGGCAGTGGTAATGCCCGTCCCTCGACTAGCCAGAGAATGCAAGCTGGATATGAATCCAAGACTTTGTCTTTCTCTCGTGCAACAGCTTCAAGAAACACTCGGGAAGATCAATTGAGAAGCTTCGAGCTTCTCTCTCTTCGGAAATAA
- the LOC104760539 gene encoding serine/threonine protein phosphatase 2A regulatory subunit B''alpha (The sequence of the model RefSeq protein was modified relative to this genomic sequence to represent the inferred CDS: added 26 bases not found in genome assembly), whose product MDIDGVNDAQILDHELLQLPGLSPVSLKANPHIADELFSQWLSLPETGRLVKSLIDDAKSSTPVSASKNCTSLNVACGSALPSVFMNSGTPPLSPRGSPGSPRFSRQKASPSSLQSPLKSVREPKRQLIPQFYFQHGRPPAKELREQCISMVDQFFSNYIDGLHMDEFKSITKEVCKLPSFLSPVLFRKIDTSCTGIITRDAFIKYWVDGHMLAMDLASQIYNILRQPGCKYLRQADFKPVLDELLTTHPGLEFLRNTPEFQERYAETVIYRIFYYINRSGTGCITLRELKRGNLIAAMQQVDEEDDINKVIRYFSYEHFYVIYCRFWELDGDHDFLIDKENLIKYGNHALTYRIVDRIFSQVPRKFTSKVEGKMSYEDFAYFILAEEDKSSEPSLEYWFKCIDLVGDGVITPNEMQFFYEEQLHRMECITQEPVLFEDILCQIFDMIKPEKENCITLQDLKASKLSGNIFNILFNLNKFMAFETRDPFLIRQERENPTLTEWDRFAQREYVRLSMEEDVEEVSNGSADVWDEPLESPF is encoded by the exons TCAGATATTGGATCATGAGCTCTTACAGCTTCCTGGTTTGTCTCCTGTTTCACTTAAAGCTAATCCTCATATCGCTGACGAACTCTTCTCCCAGTGGCTTTCACTCCCTGAAACTGGCCGTttg GTCAAGTCTTTGATTGATGATGCTAAATCTAGCACACCAGTAAGTGCATCCAAGAATTGTACCAGTCTCAATGTTGCTTGCGGAAGTGCATTGCCATCTGTGTTTATGAACAGCGGTACTCCCCCGTTATCCCCACGAGGCTCACCTGGGTCTCCTCGTTTCTCCAGGCAAAAAGCAAGCCCTTCTTCTCTACAGTCTCCTCTGAAATCAGTCAGGGAACCAAAGCGCCAACTCATTCCTCAG TTTTACTTCCAACATGGGCGTCCACCTGCGAAAGAACTAAGGGAGCAATGTATATCCATGGTTGATCAATTTTTTAGTAACTATATAGACGGACTTCATATGGATG AATTCAAATCCATTACTAAAGAAGTCTGCAAGCtgccttcttttctttctcctgtACTATTTAGAAAGATAGATACGAGTTGCACCGGTATCATTACAAG GGATGCATTTATCAAGTATTGGGTTGATGGACATATGTTGGCAATGGACTTAGCGTcacagatatataatattttaaggcAGCCAGGTTGCAAGTACCTTAGACAG GCTGACTTCAAACCAGTTCTTGATGAGCTTCTGACAACTCATCCTGGCTTGGAATTCCTCAGAAATACACCTGAATTTCAAGAAAGATATG CTGAGACCGTCATCTACAGAATCTTTTACTACATAAACAGATCAGGTACTGGTTGCATTACTCTTAGAGAGCTGAAGCGTGGGAATCTTATTGCTGCCATGCAacaagttgatgaagaagatgacatcAATAAAGTTATTAG GTACTTCTCCTATGAGCATTTCTACGTTATATACTGCAGATTTTGGGAACTCGATGGCGACCATGATTTCCTTATTGATAAGGAAAATCTCATCAAATATGGTAATCATGCTCTTACGTACAGGATTGTCGACAGAATATTTTCACAG GTCCCTAGGAAATTTACAAGCAAAGTTGAGGGGAAGATGAGTTATGAAGATTTTGCATATTTCATTCTCGCTGAGGAGGATAAGTCATCTGAGCCTAGTCTTGAGTATTG GTTCAAGTGCATAGACCTGGTTGGAGATGGGGTGATCACTCCCAACGAAATGCAATTTTTCTACGAAGAGCAGCTGCATCGCATGGAGTGTATAACCCAGGAACCTGTACTCTTTGAAGATATCCTATGTCAAATATTCGACATGATTAAACCAGAG AAGGAGAACTGCATCACACTCCAGGATCTGAAAGCATCTAAACTTTCTggaaatattttcaatatactCTTTAACCTGAACAAATTCATGGCATTTGAAACTCGTGACCCGTTTCTCATTCGCCAG GAACGCGAGAATCCAACATTGACAGAATGGGACCGATTTGCTCAGAGAGAGTATGTGCGGTTGTCAATGGAGGAGGATGTGGAGGAAGTCTCGAATGGGAGTGCAGATGTTTGGGATGAACCACTCGAATCTCCATTTTAA
- the LOC104760540 gene encoding G-box-binding factor 4-like: MASFQVMRSSNSRNSDLSHRIPSSSSSSIRPPQQQFMRDLTIGGYCGRNDGGLLYSSTSMTVEGILHDAFASDPPAPTESSLLDASITLMDASPAPTTVVSDAVDHGGGGGTETTREGRSVDEVWRDMVSGEGKGMKEETQEEIMTLEDFLAKAAGEDEGGAAVTTDDLDVKIPPPTNYGFDHSAPPHNPFQMIDKVEGSIVAFGNGFDVYGGGGGVGAGGGGGGARGKRARVMVEPLDKVAAQRQRRMIKNRESAARSRERKQAYQVELETLAAKLEEENELLSKEIEDKRKERYQKLMDCVVPVIEKPQPPRFLRRIRSLEW, from the coding sequence atggcATCGTTTCAGGTGATGCGTTCTTCAAATTCTAGAAACTCGGATCTATCACATCGTATcccctcttcttcatcttcgtctatAAGACCTCCTCAACAGCAGTTCATGCGAGATCTCACTATCGGCGGTTACTGCGGAAGAAACGACGGAGGTTTATTATACAGTTCTACTTCGATGACGGTTGAAGGTATTTTACACGATGCTTTCGCTTCAGATCCACCTGCACCGACGGAGTCATCGCTTCTAGACGCTTCGATTACTCTCATGGATGCTTCTCCTGCACCGACGACGGTTGTTTCTGATGCTGTGGAtcacggcggaggaggaggaacggAGACGACGCGTGAGGGGAGGAGTGTTGATGAGGTTTGGAGAGATATGGTATCAGGAGAAGGGAAAGGTATGAAGGAAGAGACGCAGGAAGAGATTATGACGTTAGAGGATTTTCTAGCGAAAGCTGCTGGGGAAGACGAAGGTGGAGCGGCGGTTACCACGGATGATTTGGATGTGAAGATTCCGCCGCCGACGAATTACGGATTCGATCATTCTGCTCCGCCGCATAATCCGTTTCAGATGATTGATAAAGTTGAAGGTTCGATTGTTGCGTTTGGGAATGGTTTCGATGTttacggcggaggaggaggagtaggagctggtggtggtggaggtggagcGAGAGGGAAGAGAGCTAGAGTAATGGTTGAGCCATTGGATAAAGTAGCTGCACAGAGACAGAGAAGGATGATTAAGAATCGTGAATCTGCTGCTAGGTCTAGAGAGAGGAAACAAGCTTATCAAGTTGAGTTGGAAACTTTGGCTGCGAAGCTTGAGGAAGAGAATGAGTTGCTTTCAAAGGAGATTGAAGATAAGAGGAAAGAGAGATACCAGAAGCTGATGGACTGTGTGGTTCCTGTGATCGAGAAACCGCAACCACCGAGGTTTTTACGCAGGATTCGGTCTTTGGAATGGTGA